AGAACCTATGGTGTTTAAAGATATATTTGGAATTTTTTTAGCTCGGAAACTATGAAGTCATTGATGATAATGAACTTGAAGAGTGGTGCATAAAATTTGCAGAAACTTTCTCTCTTCATAGTTCATGTGATGTTGAGGTATATGATCTAATTTCTGAATTGAAAATTGCGGATTCACTTTGCCAGATGACTGTAATATATGCTATGGAGATTTCAAGAATGTCAAGAGAAGTTGGTTGTTATCCTGATATCTCCATTGCTTATCACATCTTTATTTACTATACCTGTGACTATCGTATAGGCCGGAAGAAGTTTTTTGAAGTTGAAATTATTGAGGAACTATCTGAGGTCACCAATGAGGCAATGACCCAAGAGAGGTTATATGGTTTGGCAACATAATGGAATCGAGAAGAAAATATTGGATGATATTGGCAACGACCCCATCATAAGTGATTTTGCATCAAGGAATGTTAGAATTATTATTAAAGGTAATATTTATAAAGTACTTGATATGCATACTAGTATTGGATGCACTTAAGTGCTTGATAATACATGTACCTATATTCAATGTTATTGTTAAGATGTCTATATTAAGGGCCCCGACTTTTACTCTCGCCCctggcccccaaaatctcaggaccggccctgtagGCATACATACGAGGGATGCATGATCATGATCTCTGATATTGGACAATGTACGAGTATTGAGGAATGTACAACTACAGCATGTGTATGTGCACGTACATATTTTTTGCTTAATTAGCAGCTCTTGGTAGACCTATGTCTTCAAGCAGCCATCTGCGATTGGCTTTGGCCATGGTTCCTCTCTTCCATATTTCTCAGACCAGAATTGCCATATGTTCAGTTTTTTATATTCTGTACTGAAAAAAGTTGAACAGGTCTTAAATTCCCGTGAATGATTTCAATCAGAATTAGTTAGTACAGTTCCAGCAAGAAGTACGTGTATATGTGATAAGTTTACAGTGCAACAAAGTAATATATATGGAGCCTAGAAGTATTTGTTTCTGATGATTTGGCAGTTATACCTAGAGCTAGAGTTGAGGTTAGTGATCCTTCGATACTGATTTGTGTGTTTACAATTTCATGACAGGGTCTTAGTTACAAGAATTCTGTCTCATGCTTTTTTCTAATTTATCTGTTTTTCTCTGTAAATTGTAGACCTCCAGGTCAATTCATGATCTTTGCACATTTTTTTTTTACAATTTTGCAAACATGCTAATCTTACAAGAACCATAAGTTTTAAAAATATTGGATGGAAGGTAACAAGTAAGTTGAGGAGGCAGATGGAATCTTATACAAGCAGCAGTGATTATGATTAGATCTTTCTGCCTGCAAGATATAAGTAGCTCCATGTTTCTGCAGACACGTTCATAAAAAAATATCATAGTTTTTTTCTATTATACCATGTCTTGGATTGCATCACTAAATTGCGTCTTCTGCTCAACATGGTCTAGAATTTCTTTATTTTGCGTAAAGAACTTCTTTATCTTTTCCATTTTTTTCCACTCAGTGCATGTTTAGTCTGCTAAATGGTACATGTGTTCAGGATTAAACATTATAAGTGTTAATGGGAACTAACGAAGATTTGTACAATGCAAAGTAGTAACACTATGGAAGTCGCGAGAGTAGGTGCAAGCATGGTATATCATGGTGCATGAATGCTTAAAGCACATTGTTGTATGCTTCATCTCTTTGAAAACGGGCTTCTTTACTTTGTGACCTTCTAATTGACATATGTTAATCTCTTCCATTATTTGGTCATATTCAATCTATACTACCCCGGATGATAGCTTAGAATTAAAATTAATAACCTAATATTTTTATGACAGTTATATTCTACAACCAGAATGAAAGGATGGAATCTTGGAACAAATCTGTTGAATTGTTTGGTAAATTAAGTTTACTTTGTACTGAACATCCAAGTTTACTTTGTGCATTAAGTTTTTGCAAATTTTCACAAGTAGTAGACATCTTAGTAGCACTAATTGACATCAAATAATTATTTAAATGTTATGTTAATTGGCAGGTTTATATATTTAAGTAGTTTGTTTTAGATTTTCTTTCAAAAAATTCTTCTTACATATGTGATTTTTTAGGTGAAATTCCACTCTCTATGAGTGTTGGTTTTTAGGTGAAATTCCATTCTCTATGAGTGTTGGTTTTTTAGGTGAAATTCCACTCTCTATGAGTGATGAAATTTAAAATAATCAGTGTATAGATAATAGATCATCCTATCATGTACAAAGCGTTTGTGCTATTGATTAGAAAATGTGATTGACAGGCATTTTGTAGTTTCAATATCACAAGCCAATTGGATATCGGGGCATGGTAATGGCAAAGCATGACATATTCAGAAGCTAATTAGGTGAATATATTATAGGAATAGAATACCGTAGTAAACTACATCTTGGTTTTAGACTCATTTTTCAATTCATAGTCTTTGCTTTTCCTATAACCTACAGTTCTTAAATAAACTACATTCCAAAAGAAAACTGCTTTGTCATTCAGGGAACCAAAAAAACTGCAAAGAGCATCTCCTAATTTGTGTATCTAAAACAATTACTAGCCCGTGCCATCGCACGGGTTGTTGACTAGTATTTGTAACTTGGGAAGCAAACACTATTTTCTTTGGAAAAGCACCGTTGATGGAAGCAAATATATTTCTTTTCTACGTTGTAAACAATTTTTATTCATATCTTGGAAGCAATCTCGTTGGACAAGGGAGACAAAATATTGTAGGTAGGAAGCAAATTCAAACTGGATTGGATTCACCACAGTTGGAAACATTTTTTCTCGTATGGAAGCAAACTGCATGGCCCCTAATTACATGCAGCACTAGCAGTAATAATAGACGAGATTATTGGAAGCAATTATCAGGGATTGTTTCCTAAAAACGGTGCTTCCATTGCTAAAAAAAATTGTTCCAACCGTGGAAGCAAGAATTTTTTAGTTTTTCGTGGAAGCAGTGTTTTGATTCTTTTGAAACAATATATAATTAGACACAATCTTGTTGTGTTCACCAATTGATGGAAACATAAATTACTGCATGAAAGATGGAAAAAAAATCCACATCGAAGCAGTTCCTTCGAAAGCAAAACTGAATAAAATTGGAAACAAAATTTTTTGTAAGGCCGCAAATTATATCGCATACAATGCCTATTTTCTACAATTATTACTCTCCTTACCGTCCGAAATTTGTTGCCTAAATATATGGAGAGCATTGAATTAGTTTCCTAAATAACGGAAGAAATTATTAGCAAATCCCACGTAATCAGCTCCAGCAGGTTTTAATTTTAGAAACTGCGCGCGCGCAGGGGCCAGCTCATCTAGCGGCTATACACACTTCTATTATATATGGGGATGAAGGGAACCTGCTGCTCAACGAAACGTAGATCTGGAAGACTTGTATTTGTAACCAGAGAGCTAGCGTCTGTCTCTTCTCCTGTTTAGCTAGATAGCTAAGATGGGGAGTCCCAATCGCCACAGCTCCATTTCCCTTGCAGTCATCTTGGTCTTTGCCGTCCTGCTGCTCAACGCTGATCTAGGGTCGTGCGGCTGCTTCAAGCGCATCTTCTCCTTCGGCGATTCCATCACCGACACCGGCAACTTCGCATATATCAGCCGCAACAGTCCACCAGGTCCGCCCTCGGTGCCCCCTTATGGAGAGACCTACTTCCACCGCCCCACGGGTCGTGCCTCCGATGGGCGTCTCATCATCGACTTCTACGGTGAGGCCTCACATGCATTCATGTGTGTTCCAACAGTTCGAATTTCGTGTGCATGCTCAATTTGGTGCCTGATGTTGTGTCAGCACAAGCGTTGGGCCTGCCGTTGCTGCCGCCGAGCATTCCCAAGGAGAAGACGGGGAAGTTCCCGACCGGTGCCAACTTTGCCGTGTTTGGCTCTATTGCGCTCAACCCCAAGTACTTCAAGTCAAGGTATAACTTCAATCTGTCGCGCGGGTGCCTCGACGATCAGCTCGCTTCTTTCAAGAGAGTGCTCGCACGGATTTCTCCGGGAGATGGTACGTAACGCATGCAAAAACATACGTTACAGTCAGCTTATCTACTGTCCTTAATTAGGCCACATGTCTGCATCCACATTGCGTTCTTGGTCaacttattctttttttttgtctGTGATCAGCTGCCACCAAGAGTCTTCTGAGCCAATCCCTGGTTGTCTTTGGCGAGATCGGCGGCAACGACTACAACTTCTGGTTCTTTGATCGTAGACGCAGCCGGGACACGGCCCAGGAGTACATACCGGACGTGGTTGCCCGCATAGGCGCCGGCATCCAAGAGGTGATCAAGCTCGGTGCCAAGACTGTCCTTGTCCCAGGGAACTTCCCCATTGGGTGTGTGCCGGTTTACCTCAGAGATTACAAGAGCAACACGTCCACGGACTATGACCAGTTCGGCTGCCTCAAGTGGTTCAACACATTCTCCCAGATGCACAACCGGCTACTGAAACAAGAGATCAGCACGCTCAAGTCGCAGAACCCCAGCGTGAAGATCATCTACGGCGACTACTATGGCGCCTTCATGGAGTTTGTCAAGAATCCTCTCAGGAATGGCATTGACAAGCCTCTGGTGGCATGTTGTGGTGGCAATGGCCCCTATGGCACAGGCCATGAGTGCAACCTGAAGGCGAAGGTTTGCCCCAACCCATCTAGGTTCGCCAACTGGGACCAAATCCACATGACAGAGAAGGCATACAATGTGATCGCTAATGGGGTGCTCAACGGCAGGTACGCCGACACCCCGTTGCTCCACACTTGCTAGGAGAATCCAGTTCCTTCATTTTcagatttgaataattatttggcAGCTAATGAATACTCCCTTTGTAACAAAAATATAAGACGTTGTTTTGGTGACGTCTTATGCTTTAGTAGAGGTTGTTACTTTGTATCATATGCGTATCGAAAAGTGCAACAgtgggaaaaataaaaataaattaagaCATGCATTATTGGCTAGTCTTGTTTTAGGGATTGGACTATTGATCCCTGCCTCCCATCAGACTAGTGGAACATCGTAGGATTAGAAGCATCATAGCCGTCCAATCTACTAGTATGGTCCACACATGGATTGTTGGTTTGGAATGTTAATTGATTCCTCCTATAATTGCTTCCGCTGAACATGTCCCCTACCATCGTCCCGCACCTGTTAATTAGGAAACAATCCCTTTGTATCCTAATTCCCGCACCTGTTCATTAGGAAACAATCCCTTTGCTTCCTAATTGATTGCTTCCTAGCTCGAACGTGAGGATCAGCATACTTTGCCATTAGCTAAAAATTGCTTCCCAGAAATCATGCCAAATATCTTTTGTTAACCATTTTTTCTGGTAAGTTATGATTTTCTTATAACAAACAAAtataagaaaataattattattgaaGATGCATTTTTGTGCTAAGGTGGCATGGAAGCATTATTCTTTGTCAATAGTTGCAGTCTGAACATATTTTTCGGGGAGGGGCGTTTTGGTGCCCAGGCTCAGCTGCACCCTAAATCATGGTCGTCCGCTGAAGCATTGGGAAGAGAGAAAGTCCAGCTGGCACAACAGTCTCAGGCCATGGAAAATAGAGATACGGTAGCGAGTGAAGGTACTACAGTAACATACGGTGGGCCTTTTCCAAATTCCCGGGCGTCCTCACGGGTGTGTTTGGGAATGTCTCTGTAACGGTGTTAAGCTGTGCCATGGGATAGGACGTTAGTAGGTAACCCAAAGTTGCTCCCTGTAGCAGCCTGTCTGGTCTGTTGAAATCTTATTTTGTTTGTTTCATTTGTAGTGTGCTAAAATCTATCATCTAGATTGTCTATATATCCCAGTAAGCATTGTGTCGTCAGTGCTAACATATGTAGACTTGACGGTTTGGATAAGGTCTCTGGCATCCCCTGCAGAAATCGCAATATCAAAGGGTGCGACGCCCTAATTAACCCTGAAGCAAGTCAGTTCATTAAGGGTACACTGGGCATGGATAAGACTGGAGTCCACAGCTTCAGAGGGGGCAGTCGAGGATTTTTTTTATGTGCGACATCAACGAGAATTATATCAGACTAGAGATGGACTGCTTTCAAACAGCCTTTGTCATATTTGCCATGGATCATGTTCCCGCGCCGACAACTAAGCACAATTCTATAACTAGTCGCGAACCCGTGCGAACGCACGGGCTAGCTAGATATGTGTTATTATCTtagactagtagaatgcccgtgcattgccacgGGCCTTTTAGTTTGTTTTCTCGATTACACCTATAAATACATTGGATATATGTTTCTCGCGCCACCTCTGTCCCCCCNNNNNNNNNNNNNNNNNNNNNNNNNNNNNNNNNNNNNNNNNNNNNNNNNNNNNNNNNNNNNNNNNNNNNNNNNNNNNNNNNNNNNNNNNNNNNNNNNNNNNNNNNNNNNNNNNNNNNNNNNNNNNNNNNNNNNNNNNNNNNNNNNNNNNNNNNNNNNNNNNNNNNNNNNNNNNNNNNNNNNNNNNNNNNNNNNNNNNNNNNNNNNNNNNNNNNNNNNNNNNNNNNNNNNNNNNNNNNNNNNNNNNNNNNNNNNNNNNNNNNNNNNNNNNNNNNNNNNNNNNNNNNNNNNNNNNNNNNNNNNNNNNNNNNNNNNNNNNNNNNNNNNNNNNNNNNNNNNNNNNNNNNNNNNNNNNNNNNNNNNNNNNNNNNNNNNNNNNNNNNNNNNNNNNNNNNNNNNNNNNNctctctctcttcctcttcctcttcctcacttAGTGTTGACATTCACCGCGTACAATATATCCTAAAAGCCCTATGTAATATAATGAATAGAACAACGGATTAAATAACATAGATAAAGTTAATGGAACTTCTATAGTAACAACAATGATCTCCGCATATAAGATTAGTACAAAACTCGATGGCTTCCATCACCAAACTTCTTCGGAAAGTAGGTGATGACGAAAGTTAACCGAGACAAGGCCTGCAATCTCCATTTCAAGATGGTCAGCATAAGAAGATCCATGCACACAATAGTACTTGACTCAAACACAAACTTCATATCATGGACTTACAACATCCACATTTTAACATTTCATCAAATCGGTAAAAAAAATGATAGCAAAATGTTGTAGTTTCTCCTTTAAGACCGCTCCATTCATCCCCATCTCCTTGTTGTTCTCAACTTCCAGCGCAGCCATGAGGGCCTCAGCCCACTTCATCTGCTCTTTAATGCCCCCACCTTCCAAGTGCCCCACCTCTAAAGAGCATTTGTACTGGTGTAAAACAATGGTTAGCTCTTCCATCTTGTTCTAGTGAATCCAAAAATAGTGGTTCATACCCGGAAGAAATAAAAAGCATGTCATAATTAGTAAACAATTACAACGGAAAATGATAAACAACAATACGATCCTAAAAAAAGCACCTCCCCGTGCACAAGTAAATTTTACAACTGCAGACCTCTCCCACTCCTCACATTGGTTTACAAAATAATTCAGAATATACACTACCAATCCAAATATTTGAGTCCAAAAGAACTGGATCCTCCTACATCATTGGATAAGTTGCATGCATGCTATCAAGATACTGACTTCCTCATTTTCAAATTTAAGCAGGTATCATGCAGAAGATATACTTTGGTAGGGCCAAAATTAGTAGCATCAACAGGACAACAGAACCTTCTGTCCATTGATCCTAGAGTACTACATATTGTTAACAATTACAGTTCAGTAAGAACAGTTGGTGTCAACGAAGAACTAACAATAAGTATATCTTGTATTCTTTGATGATGGTTCGTAACGAATATTAAAATAGTTAAGATATTGCTATTACGTACCTGATGATCTGCACAGACCATCAGATTGTTGGAAAATGATTACCTACAAAAATGGTATACTCGTAATACTCAAGTTCTCACAAAGTTCCACAGGCACACTACCAAATAAATGCAAACCTGGGAACTGTCGACATTTTAAAATGCTGCAATCAACAAGAATTTGTGCATCATGTTGTATAGTTTACCTCCACCAAAATCTAAATACTCTCATATTACTCGAGGACGTAACTTATTAGCATTCCATGAATATCCACTATCAGCAACCATCCATGATTTATTATGAGTAACACATTTACTGGGTGATGTGGCCTATGTGTCATCTAATATTGAATAATGATGTTCTGCATAATTACTAAAAGAAAACAAGGAAACTTTCTGCATATAGATAACTGAATCCGCGTATT
This portion of the Triticum dicoccoides isolate Atlit2015 ecotype Zavitan chromosome 7A, WEW_v2.0, whole genome shotgun sequence genome encodes:
- the LOC119328892 gene encoding GDSL esterase/lipase At1g28600-like, whose product is MGSPNRHSSISLAVILVFAVLLLNADLGSCGCFKRIFSFGDSITDTGNFAYISRNSPPGPPSVPPYGETYFHRPTGRASDGRLIIDFYAQALGLPLLPPSIPKEKTGKFPTGANFAVFGSIALNPKYFKSRYNFNLSRGCLDDQLASFKRVLARISPGDAATKSLLSQSLVVFGEIGGNDYNFWFFDRRRSRDTAQEYIPDVVARIGAGIQEVIKLGAKTVLVPGNFPIGCVPVYLRDYKSNTSTDYDQFGCLKWFNTFSQMHNRLLKQEISTLKSQNPSVKIIYGDYYGAFMEFVKNPLRNGIDKPLVACCGGNGPYGTGHECNLKAKVCPNPSRFANWDQIHMTEKAYNVIANGVLNGRYADTPLLHTC